One Puntigrus tetrazona isolate hp1 chromosome 25, ASM1883169v1, whole genome shotgun sequence genomic window, TTTCTCCACTACTTCGTGAGAGCGTTGCCATCTCTCTCAGCAGAATATTTTATggaaaattgcaattaattgttatttagatttttttttttaaatgcactttcatATGATTACGCTGCTTTTAGCCTTTAGCATACAGACAAataatttagacatttattcGTACCAAATTGGTCTGACTCCAATTTGATTAGATGGCCATGATTAGGTTATACTGTACACAGGATCAAGAAAAGACTCTAGTATGAACATAACATAATCAGCTATATAATTTTGTTAGCGGTGAGAAATGGCAGTTTAAGTAAAGAATCTTATAGTCTTTCcgtatttagttttttgagaCAGCACAGTACAGGTGGACCCATGCAGGAGAACTGCAACATGAATActaatttttatgtaatattggATAAATAACACGCAATATAGATGGTTTAGACTGTATTGCTCTCAAATCTAGTTTTCACATTGACAATTTAAAAGTACAATTGATCTCCCTGAAAAATGCAAAACCATGCgtctttaaaacaacacaaactaaGAAATCATATCTTTTTGGCACAGAAACTCATAATTTCTAAATATCTGTatgtatttcaatatttaatttgcatgtgttttatagtgttttatgaAGTTAACTTTAATgttagaaaacaaatatataaatatataatttacattacacatttttttatcccaaaacatttttgtttaatatatgaattaattaaaaaaatttaatatttatgttaatatatattattttacattttttatttcatttttttgtcaccAAAATtaatacacagaacacatatattatataatgtaaacaaaaattattacgattaatcatgatcatttttttgttaaaagataTGTcctgttaattaattaatttattttataccgAAATGGTATAACAATGTAATTATTagactgttgtttttaaacaacataaaatatttgtaatttaaatttatatattttaatatttaattttagattaaatttgtgttaattttattatttttattacaaattaatttgatttattttcaaagtcAGGTCTTTTTTCCCATATCCTCtcagcagagaaaaaaaaaagtttaatcatgtttaaagattttttttttatcaaaaaaagaataacGACCAGTtaagcctttaaaaaaacaattactgaATACCGTTGACGTCAGGGATCAAATGCAACTTTTACATCTTGTAATTGGCTTGACGACAGTTTCTGATGCTGATAATGAGTACGAATTTTTTGGACATACATGGCCGTACACTTTCTTCTGTTAGGTGCACGATGAGGAGCAGAAAATCTTCAGCATGTCAGGTCACACCAGCACAGAGTCAGAGctcctctcacacactccaGCAATAACAAGCTAAAGCCTGCTGACTTTTAGTGCTTTTAGAGCAATCTCCACCGACGCTGCCATCAAAGGAAATGGGACacatcacaaaatataaatgattaggTCTGTTATAAGGCAGGATGAGGCTTAAGATCAGTAGGGCTGGGTGAATGTACCATCCCATTGTCAgaggagaaaaacagcacagGAACACAGGTGACGTCTGTAAGAACACGGTGGGAGACATTACCTCAAAGCTCCTTTTCACTCTGCTGTGCATCTGTTCCCGAAGCTACATAACACCGTATTAGCATTTCAATGGTAGGTCGGTGACAATCCTTGTGTGGAAGCTATTTGAATAATGGAGTGGGATTAGggatttgaaatatgttttgaaaGCTGAATTTCTCCTCAGTGGATGCTCGTGATTTGTGGTCCGACTCAAGAAACGGACAGATGTGACTTTGAGGATAGCTGAGGGGACAACATTTCATGCACACTGCAAGTTTCCTTTAGATGTAGCACAAGCAGATTGTTTAGGATGTTGAAGTTTTACATGACAAGCTGAAAATCTGTCTCTTTTACCTGTccttaaatgttattaaattgaTTCAGATAAAAAAAGCGCACAGGAAAGATTAGGGGGTCGGTTTCTCTTCATACAGATtatttgcaattgcattttccagatatatatttaaatgtcaaagtTACGTTTCTAATTGAAAAAACTAAGCCAAATAGGtcaataaaaatttttaatgaatgaatatatatatatatatatatatatatatatatatatatatgtgtgtgtgtgtgtatgtatgtatgtatgtatgtatgtgtgtgtgtgtgtgtgtgtgtgtgtgtgcatatatgggtagttgacatatCAACATGTGACATGTGACAGAAAAATGTCACAGATCtcatgttattattttagtcGTTTATTGTTTCCTTGTTAAATAAcagtattaatttcttcaaaatactAAATGGTTTTCCTGACATTTTTCAGAGTGCACCACGCATAAAATTAAACTTGAAACTTATCGTGCAATTTAACAATTTACAGTACTACAGTAGTATTAGAGCTAAATCACGGTGAGTTTAGTTTGTACGTTATGCTTTGTGTAAAAACACAAGTCAGAAACATGCACAATTTAGaataacatacaaaataaacacacttaataaaataaagaaaataagtacaaaaaaagcTTATAGGATCAGCTAGAACATTATGGGCATAATTTGGTCTTATTAGCGAAGTCTCTATAGTCTTTGTTATTAGTCGGAAGTAAACAGTGGCAGAGGGAAGTAGCCTTTATGAACTTTCAAGCATTGTCATTGAATCAGGACAATGTACTTGAATGACAAACAGCATGCGTCTTAAACCTCTTGTTCTGGACTTTAATGAAAGCTTGATTGTGTTTGTCAGACAGTAATTCTGAGCGAATACCCaaagtgtgtctgcctcctgtcAGCATCGACATAACGGTCTTTACCAATATGTTTGAAACTTATGTGCTGTTTTAAATTAGCTTTCAAAGGGTAAAGGTCAAAGTTGCATTTCTACAGTACAAACCTGACAGCTctatatgtagatatatatgtatatatatatgtgtgtgtatatatatatatttgtgtgtgctatatatgtatatataaaatacattgaaatacattttctgaaactACTTTAAGCCacacactctttttttcttcgtACAAAATAATAAGTGTGCCTAATTTCGTCTAAAGAATTGAGTTTGGAGGGTAATTATCTCCCTTCCGCACACTGAACCCTGATAGAAGACATGAAGTATATTAGCAAAAACCATTGACATGTGCAAATTACACTTGATTCATCAGTTATTTACTACCTTAGTAATAAAAGAGAACAACATTAgcaatttcaaaacattatagTGTCACACTGCAATTATGGGTTATTTGGAAAGATAAGGCATAATAGCTGCCACACTCTCTAACACGTTTATCTTAGCCTGTGATGTGCCTGTTCAATATACGCCGGGAAAACGCAGGAAACCTGATAAACTTCTGTGTGGCTGTAATGCCACGGTGATCTGTGTCACACTATTGTTCCTACGATGCTTTCAAGATGTCccatttttttacagctttgtttttttatgtgtcacTCACtgataaaatcacatttttttcctttcacagACAGTAAGTGGCTGTTTCTTTTGGTTCTGTagactttaaattaaactaccttaaaacacactctcgctagtttatttcatttgtctGCCGACAATGTCCAACACCCATAaatgcaaaactattttttttactgtcccaatgaaaaaaaaagaaagcaataatctgcataacaaattaaataactgtacatttttagatggaaattttttttttttaaatttccaaaaatgttaatgttgcaATCTTCTCAAAATCAACACCATAACAGTTGTGAAGAAACATCTAAATACCGATTGAGTTATTTTGTGGTTTCAGATCTTTATCCATGTGTCCTCAGATTATGGTATTATAGGTGTCATTCAAGAATGCGAaagtgtgacacacacacacacacacacacatcaaagagCTGCTCTCACCCTCCTTCAACACTGAGCTGATGACAGAGACTCACTGctgaaagcaaataaatgtcTTCAATGATATCAGCACTGCATCTCACTGTATAAGACCTTTTCATATCTGTGCTCAGAAAagtctgcctgtgtgtgtgtgtgtgtgtgtgtgtgtatttacataaacaatCTGATGGTGTTTGACGCATGCTGCATAACATTTTAGTTGTACTGACAGCAGAACGTGAGACATATTCCTGTATAATAAGTGTCTTTGCTGAGAAAGCATCTGCTTTAAAGCATAAATGTCAACGTGTTTCAAGGCTCATTGAACATTATGATTCAACGACCCTTGTAAAAGCGGATCCTGTGATCGTCTTATTTTAGCAGTGTTTTCATAACGCTTGCAAAGCagtcaatacaataaaaagcagGCAAGAACACGTTTAAATACAGGGATCCGTTCATCCATCCAAAAAGCTTGGAGTTTATgaacactgttttgtttttgcaatacgTCTATTACGCTTAGGATGTTAGAAACAAAATCCGTGTCAAAAAACACTACAATTTGAGCCTTGTTCACTGCATTCTGACAACTGGTAAATACGACctaatttcattattaatttcattattactaTTTCGTTGATTTGTATTATTCTTGTCCTCGGCCCATCATGTTAAGCGTTTACTCGCTTCCATGCAGGCCTAAACGAATAACTAACGACAAAACCTGAGCTCGACCATCCCGTGAGACAAGATGAGACCCGCAAACCTGATCTGACTGATTTAAGATGTTAGTTATTGAACTAAATTGCTCTCATTACAATCAACAGCGCAGGCGACAGATTGTAATGGGGGGTGATTTCGTGTGCTGATTTATCATCCACGACCTAAAACCTTGTTTAGTCAGATTACAGAACTGATAGTTTGTTACTGCtactaaaaaagtaaatgcatcaTGTTAACGGTAacgccatttttttttgtacagaaatgAACACGAGGTTGAGGGACTGAAGTACAGTGCATTTCTTGTATTGCTTAACCACTTGCGAAAACAAAGCCtggttttattatagtaaaattcTGGCAAATGTACATTTATCCAGGATTTCTACACAGCGCATTTCCTATTATAAACCCTCACAGCCCTATTTTCATCCATTAGATTCAACATGGCGTCTAACGTGATCTGAAAACGGTGCGGTGGatctttaaaagcacatttcatCCAAAACGTTTTGGGTTATTACGAGCATCTAAAAAAGCCTGTCGTTTTAAATAACCATGCCTAATCTGACCTCGGTTTTACAAAACGTATGTATTTGGTAACGGAGTTATGCAATGGAATTAATTGAAAAACTGTACTGTATTTTACCATGACTCTACTGCCACCTGTTGGcttcatattaaaaatgcagcGTACTGACCTCCAAACTTGAAAGTCATGTTGTTTGTCTTCACTCAGCAAACAATGGATTTCGTCGTTACCCAATTTGAAGACTCCTGATAAATCAGCCCTAAATATAAACTGAATCACCCGGCTGACAGGCAAGAGCAGGCATTGGACAATAAATACTGATACTCATCACAGACCAAAAGCCTGTTTCATGAAACGTGTACTAAATAAGCCAGGTTTATTTTAGTCGGCCTGCCTCATCGCTAGTTGATTAGGCACTAAATAAACCTAACCAAAACTATCCTGGCTTTTTtagtaaacttgttttatgagCCTCGGGACTCAAGTAAGTCAGGATTCAAAATATGCTCGATTCACAGACAGGAGCATTTCCTTCTTGCTGGCACAGATAGcgtttttattacaaaaaaaaaaaaagtcgatGCATGATCATTGTAGCATTACCAGGAATATGTTGCATTCCCATCACTCTTCAGGTAGAAAGGTTGACTTGTTTGGAGAGGATAACAGTTATAAAAGTTGGGCTGTACTGAACGCAGGCCCGTAGGTAAGACTCACTCTTACTAGCTACATGCAAATGGAGACCCATCTGTCCATTCACTGCAGATCTGAATTTCATCAAGGAGGGGGAGGGGTCTACGTAACATACCATCTCTTTGAgaataaattaagttaaaaactataccaaaaagtgtttttgtccaAATTTCGCTCGTGTTGAAAGGATAcaagaaacatttacaaataacacCAGTGgcaaaataaagcatcatttcTGAAGATCTCTCCTAACGacaagcttaaaaataaaacagaccgACATAAGTTGCCAATTTAAGATTTCTGTGGTAGCTGTTGCTTTTACTTGGAAATTAAATAGCAGATTTGTGTGCAAGAGGAAAATCCTATCAAAAAGACAGCTTATGTTTTGGTCACACATTAACGTTCCAATCggtatatttcagtttttatcaaTCCTCTGTTTCTGTATACATTtgtcttttataaaatatttttttattcatacaatCATTTTTAACTATAGCAACATTACTATTCACTTTTAAGTGGCAAGATGTCAGACAGATCACCTCATAAGAACAATAGTATATAaacgaatgcaaaaaaaaaaaaaaaaattcattagaGTATGTTTCTCTTCATAACAGTTCAAATTTTCTGTACAACTGTCTAATATGAATATTGCTGGTCCTGATCTGGTGGCGTCAGTGCAGTGCTGGAGTAagagacagcagcagcagcagcggtggtgatgatgatggtggtggtggtggtggtggttgtTTCTGGGGGGCTCCAGTCTGGCACAGGCCTCTCCGGGTGGTCCTGGAGGAGGGGTGTGCGTGGCAGGAGCTGACAGACAGCGCTGCTCTCATCATGCCGGACCGTTCACTGCTGCCTCAGGGTTGGCCGTGCGCTGCTCTGATCTGGTTGGGGAAAAGGAAGAGGGGCTTGATGCCAATGGTGGAAGCAAACGCTAAACTAGAGGAACGGGGGAAAATGTGGAAGGCACAGAACTCACTTGGCTTCGTCCATAGCGGCCGCATCCTCAAGGGGACCATTTTGAGCTTTGCAAGTGGATTTTGCTTTCTCTTCTAAGTGCTTTagactgggggaaaaaaaacaaacaaacaaaaaaaagttaaaatgacggttttaaaaattacagcagaaataattatagaaatatataatgttattcGAGATCAATACGCAGAAAacaagtaacatttaaatatttaaaccaagAATATATTCCTTCAAACCAGTAGATTTAGGAAATAAAAGGGAGCTAGTACAAGGGGCCTATGAAATCCccaaagtgcattttaaacaaaaacaggatTAACAAATTAtgtctaaataaaaattctgtaattgAACCTATGAAAGACCATTTTTATCAAATTCTGTATTTTCCACTGGTGTTCAGattccattttaatggttttgattTAGGTGTACTGATCTACTTTTGATATATCCTTTTAAAATTTGACTGGATTCCATAATTCCACCTGCGTATTCGGCACCGTGGAAAAATTCCACACAACcctgaacatttatttaaatgatttgcttCTGtacattaaatcaaattacatatatatttcaattaaaaacaaaggtttatcAATTTTGATTAATGACAACTCTGGTCCCTAGACTCTACTAAaagcaaatgattcattttattaattttagtgaCTAACGACTTCAAATAAAGACTCTTACCCTGGTTTCTGACAGTTGCTAGGAGGACAATTGCTTTTCTCCACTTCCCCACTCTCTGCAAACAACTTTGCAGATGCGTCTTCAGAGGTAGATCGTTTCTCTTCCTCGCTACAGGACGATCAGAGAGGTCAGAGTTTTAAAGAGCTTTCATTGCCGCTCtttcaaaagaataaaagccctttttttttttttttttttttttttttttaaatccctggACAAAACATGCAGAATGGACCAGACCACATTAAAAGCAACGGGGCAAAACGAGAATGTTCTGAAATGGGGTTTGGCAGACAAGTAAGATATGAGCATGACGTACAGAGAAGGGAAGTGATTATGAACCACACAACAGCTCGTTTAGTATGTGAGTGTGAAATGGTGTAAAAATCAAAGCTAGCAATTTTACAAAGTGATCGCATGCCAGCCAACTTTACCTTTAGGGTGGCATCAGCACAAACcgtcatttattaattaaacctCCTCTAAAAGTCTCATGCCAGGACCACCACGGCGGATTTCTGGACTAGGGATGGTCTACAGAGACGCATACTCCGTTATCAGACCGATTTACACAAATTAAACTCCTTCACATGGCCCAGATTTTAAAGGGCCGGCTCATACTCAATTTAGTTTTGCGAAAGGGCGACAGGGCCAAACCGCAGCCAAAAGATGAGAAGAACATCCATAAAACTTCACCTGCGGTGTTGGAAAGACTGGGATACACATGGGCTTGAAACTTTTGGGATCAGAATGAGCTACATCTAAAAAGGATGCACGGGGCATTTCATGCCGTTAACAACCAGTACATCTGATATTAACATGCAGATGGTGATGGAAACATTAcggtttaaaagaaaacaaacaaacatacgtACGAAGAAACAAAACATGGTTACAAATCAAACGCAGTGGCCGACATgggaaaaaccaaacaaaacaagacacgCCCCCTGATTGGCTGTACATACCGATACGATTTCAACACTCTGAAGCCACACGCACgccaaagagagagaggaagctcATGTTGTAAGAGTTGCAGTTCAAGAAGGACagattgttctttttttttgcgttctcaaacagacaaaacagatGTTACAATGCTCTGCATCTTAACAGCCCCCGTTTAAAACAGACACGGTGGGCGGTCCAGGGCCTGGCCGGCTCTAggtgcaggaggaggaggaggaggaggaggatacGTGACAAGGAAAGATCAGGTCTACATGCAGAGTGAAGTGAAGCTTGTGTCTCAAAAGGGGAGAAGAGGAAGTGATGCAAGGCACCGTGTGAAACCTGCTGAACTCACCTCTTGAAAACAGCAGTTTCAGTTTTGGCGTCTACAGTAAGGCTGACCGTCTCCTTCATGGAGCCGTTGGTGACCGTTTCTGTGATGCGGTCACTGACAGGCTCTTCCTCGGGGTCCGAGCCATCCCCTACCTTCCCTCTGGGGGATGTTGGGGTACTCTCATTGGAAAGCCACTGATCTGTGTCTAAACAATTAgattatctttttttaaccaCTGCGAGTTGACACAAACAAAAGGAACGATAAGAATCTGTTCGTACTTTCTTGCTGCATGGGCGCGTTGACACCCAGAGGGTCCACCGTTTCTATGCTGGTCTCCATGGCTACCGGGGAATTGCTCCTCAAAGGATCCTTGGGGCTAAATAaaggagaaaaataaacatctgaTGGGTTTTCCACATTTACTTGTTCAGCGATGAATGACattcttatttatatactgtacaattTTGTTCAATGCCAATTAAGTATTATGAATGAATATACATGTTTAAAACGCACTGATTTTTGCGTCATGTGAACGTACCTGACAGGTGTGAAGCTAGAGAAGTCGGCCCAACTCGACTCTGCATCTGCAGCTGCGTTTGGAGAGTTCCAACCTGCAGGTTCAGGCACTGTAGCCGGTGAGGTGGACACGGGTGCGCTGGGAGCTGTGGAGCTGCCCGTGTCCATAGGTACGTCATCAAAATTAGCCGTCCATACCGGTCCTAAAACAAAGCATGATGTGGAACCTTGACCTTCATCTCAAGACTAAACGGCGATAGATACAGCATCTGATCTATTTCTATTCTCACCATCCCCGGAGTCCACTTCCATTCTGTCATCAGAGGTGGCATTGGCGGAATCAAATGGGTCTCGCTTTCCATCCTCCTCCTCAGAGTCTGTACTCTCCTCGCTATCTGTACTTCCTGAGCTCCTGCGTGGGAAGAAAGCCGTGGAGAATCAACACACCGGCATGatgaaaaatgctttaaaatgtgttccaAGAATTACAGTACCTGGTACGTCTCTGTGCTTCTGGAGCAAAAGTGACGTCCTTCTCGTCCCAGATATCTTCCTCATCTGATCCGGCGTCTTCGAACTGCTGGATCTTCTCCTTACAGCAGGCCTCAAAGAGTGCCATGTTTGCCTATGAGCACAGAAGGAACAAACTATGAAAACATACAATCGGCTTTTCAATAGATTCAGCTAATGATACACTTTTATCTGAGTAAATATCTGACATACTTACACTTTCATTTGTATTCAAGGAAAAATTGATGTCTGATATTCTATCAAAAGGAATACTGCAAGATTACACAAAAAACACGTTAGTATGATTAAGCCCTTAATACTTTAAGCAGCTCCAATCACCCACAGCATTACTGACTGTCACCAAGTACACCACACCAGTCTTAAAAACACAGGAAATCAGAACGAAGACATTTAAGTGTTCAGTTGTAATCTACACACTATGATTTAACACACGCAGCCTCCCAAAACAGGCTTTgtgattttactgaaaataaccCTACCAAAATCAACCAAAGCCACCACTTAAAAAGACTAAACCTTCCCCCCCAAACTGATTCGATACCAGCAAAAGGCGTCAAATTTGTAAAGCGTCATGCACGATGGGTACTTACTCCCCGACATCATCCTGATCGGCAAACTCTTCGTCATTGAAGCCAAACTGCTCAATAAAATTGGACGTCATTTGTTGCATCTGATAATCAGAAAAGGCCTGGCAAACCCAGGACCAATGATAATGATATAGTCTTGACACTACAAAGAAGCTTCATTTCAAAACAGCTGATAGCAGTTAAGCATTTTGCATCAAAAAGTGCACAAAGGACTAAAACTACtgtaaatgtagtttaaaacaAAGTTAGATTTATTCATTAGTATATTTAGAAGAAATaccattaacattaaaatattacaatagcaGCTTTTTGTGAGCTCATCCAGGCACAGACTTACTTGCTGTAGGGAGGAGTCCTGATGAAACCCGCTGTCTTTGAAATCTACCTCATCGTCGCTGGATGAGTGTATGTGGTGTGTGTTAACCTGAGAATGTTTGGTGGGGAAATGAGAGAAACAAGTCAAATACACTGagcactgtataaaaaaaaagcagtaatttCAGAAGACCATGAATGAAACACACTTACTAAGTCTACagtgtttttcttgtttgtatCTGCTAGCTGTCCCGACGTAAAGGCTTCCCATCGTTCCCTATCCTCCTCTGGAAGCTCTGAAAGTGAGCAAATGCCTAGTGAGTGAGGAAATGCCTCTGAAAccagttaaagaaaaaaaaggaaaaagtcatttgtttaaacaaaCCTGAGATGAGCTGCTGAATTTGTGCCCCATTGGGGCCCTTGTCACTGTTGTGGACTATAGAGTTTGCTATTCTGGTCAGGTGACCCATGTAACCTCTCCGCCGCCCACCCTCAGCCCTAAAGAAAGAGACACGAAGGATTTAGCAAAGACTTCTCCAGACAAAACCACAGAGTCACAGATGTGTAAACAGGATGGTTCCTCAGATTTATGAGTTACTCACTGCTCCTTCTCATTTGATCCCCAGGCATCAAGAATTCTTTGTATTAACTGGCACTTCTGAAAGAGCTGCAGGTCAGAACGGAGGAGAACGCATTAAACTTTAATGTGTGAAGAAAACggtttgtgtttcagaaagCGAGCAAGCAAAAAGGACGATAAACTCACATGTTTGATAAGGATGTTTTCTCTTATTGGTTCTTGGTCGTTTTCTCTGTTGATTTCAGGAGATTCACTTTGGGTTGAAGGCATCGCTAAGATCATCGCCGTACAGATTTCTACTTGCGTGTGCAGGAAGTTATTCCATAAGTATTTAAAGTACATGTCCTTTAgacaaaaaatttattattttagaacatGTATGGCATTCAACCACAGATTGTATTATTCAAACATCTTTTCAGTCTTAAACCTCTTGATGATAGCTGTGTTCCAAAAAGAAAACGCTTAAGTTTCCACGTGACTAATTCAAAATTAGTActcatttagtttaaaacaagacaatgtGTGTCAGTTACAGAAAAagtatttctgaaggatcacgtgactctgaaaaaaagagagtaatGGCCAATTAAAATTCTACTTTTGCCATCACAACAACAAATtagtttaaaacattaaactagAAAAGTGTTTAAACTGTaccatttacatttctttcacCAAATAATTGTggccttggtgagcatgagatattaaaacaaacaaaataaattataaaacaaacaactgaCCCCCAAACAGTTGTCAGTAGCTTTGTTCATTGCAAAAGAGTTCTGTGAGGTCTATTATTTCGCTCTTATTCACTCACTAGTATGACTCCCAATGTGTTGAGGGCAATGAGCTCCTGGTTAATGATATGCGTGTTGGTCTGTAGAAGGCTGGTCACTAGTCGCACCACATTTAGACGAGTATTTCCCACTGGTGGATCCAACACTCCCCACGTGGTATTCAAAACAGTTTTCTACATGAAAGCAGAGATAAGCCTGGATGTTAGATGTTACTGTAAAAACAGCGTTTAACAACTATAAACATGTTAATTCAACGTATACTGCTATTTTTGCAAGACAAGCTGCTTTATAAAAGGACAAGATTCTGCCAGGTTATATTCGCACAGGCACAAAGTGGTGTTGTTGTCCAAAAGCTTAGTGTAATTAGGAA contains:
- the ppp6r3 gene encoding serine/threonine-protein phosphatase 6 regulatory subunit 3 isoform X3, which gives rise to MFWKFDLHTTSHIDTLLEKEDVTLTEVMDEEDVLQECKAQNHKLVDFLVRPQCMEDLVGYITQEPNGDVEEKIKYKYPNISCELLTSDVSQINDRLGEDESLLMKLYSFLQNEPPLNPLLASFFSKVLSILIGRKPEQIVEFLRKREDFVDLMIKHIGTSAIMDLLLRMLTCIEPQQLRQDVLNWLNEEKVIQQLVDMVQPSQDEDRHSNASQSLCEIIRLSRDQMFQVQGCSEPDPLLATLEKQETVEQLLSNIFDKEKNDSAIVSVIQILLTLFETRRPAFEGHLEICPPGMNHPSFSVNQSILDAVRPRLKDFHQLLLEPPKKTVLNTTWGVLDPPVGNTRLNVVRLVTSLLQTNTHIINQELIALNTLGVILDMYFKYLWNNFLHTQVEICTAMILAMPSTQSESPEINRENDQEPIRENILIKHLFQKCQLIQRILDAWGSNEKEQAEGGRRRGYMGHLTRIANSIVHNSDKGPNGAQIQQLISELPEEDRERWEAFTSGQLADTNKKNTVDLVNTHHIHSSSDDEVDFKDSGFHQDSSLQQMQQMTSNFIEQFGFNDEEFADQDDVGDIPFDRISDINFSLNTNESANMALFEACCKEKIQQFEDAGSDEEDIWDEKDVTFAPEAQRRTRSSGSTDSEESTDSEEEDGKRDPFDSANATSDDRMEVDSGDGPVWTANFDDVPMDTGSSTAPSAPVSTSPATVPEPAGWNSPNAAADAESSWADFSSFTPVSPKDPLRSNSPVAMETSIETVDPLGVNAPMQQENTDQWLSNESTPTSPRGKVGDGSDPEEEPVSDRITETVTNGSMKETVSLTVDAKTETAVFKRVLKSYREEEKRSTSEDASAKLFAESGEVEKSNCPPSNCQKPGLKHLEEKAKSTCKAQNGPLEDAAAMDEAKSEQRTANPEAAVNGPA
- the ppp6r3 gene encoding serine/threonine-protein phosphatase 6 regulatory subunit 3 isoform X1: MFWKFDLHTTSHIDTLLEKEDVTLTEVMDEEDVLQECKAQNHKLVDFLVRPQCMEDLVGYITQEPNGDVEEKIKYKYPNISCELLTSDVSQINDRLGEDESLLMKLYSFLQNEPPLNPLLASFFSKVLSILIGRKPEQIVEFLRKREDFVDLMIKHIGTSAIMDLLLRMLTCIEPQQLRQDVLNWLNEEKVIQQLVDMVQPSQDEDRHSNASQSLCEIIRLSRDQMFQVQGCSEPDPLLATLEKQETVEQLLSNIFDKEKNDSAIVSVIQILLTLFETRRPAFEGHLEICPPGMNHPSFSVNQSILDAVRPRLKDFHQLLLEPPKKTVLNTTWGVLDPPVGNTRLNVVRLVTSLLQTNTHIINQELIALNTLGVILDMYFKYLWNNFLHTQVEICTAMILAMPSTQSESPEINRENDQEPIRENILIKHLFQKCQLIQRILDAWGSNEKEQAEGGRRRGYMGHLTRIANSIVHNSDKGPNGAQIQQLISELPEEDRERWEAFTSGQLADTNKKNTVDLVNTHHIHSSSDDEVDFKDSGFHQDSSLQQAFSDYQMQQMTSNFIEQFGFNDEEFADQDDVGDIPFDRISDINFSLNTNESANMALFEACCKEKIQQFEDAGSDEEDIWDEKDVTFAPEAQRRTRSSGSTDSEESTDSEEEDGKRDPFDSANATSDDRMEVDSGDGPVWTANFDDVPMDTGSSTAPSAPVSTSPATVPEPAGWNSPNAAADAESSWADFSSFTPVSPKDPLRSNSPVAMETSIETVDPLGVNAPMQQENTDQWLSNESTPTSPRGKVGDGSDPEEEPVSDRITETVTNGSMKETVSLTVDAKTETAVFKRVLKSYREEEKRSTSEDASAKLFAESGEVEKSNCPPSNCQKPGLKHLEEKAKSTCKAQNGPLEDAAAMDEAKSEQRTANPEAAVNGPA
- the ppp6r3 gene encoding serine/threonine-protein phosphatase 6 regulatory subunit 3 isoform X5 yields the protein MFWKFDLHTTSHIDTLLEKEDVTLTEVMDEEDVLQECKAQNHKLVDFLVRPQCMEDLVGYITQEPNGDVEEKIKYKYPNISCELLTSDVSQINDRLGEDESLLMKLYSFLQNEPPLNPLLASFFSKVLSILIGRKPEQIVEFLRKREDFVDLMIKHIGTSAIMDLLLRMLTCIEPQQLRQDVLNWLNEEKVIQQLVDMVQPSQDEDRHSNASQSLCEIIRLSRDQMFQVQGCSEPDPLLATLEKQETVEQLLSNIFDKEKNDSAIVSVIQILLTLFETRRPAFEGHLEICPPGMNHPSFSVNQSILDAVRPRLKDFHQLLLEPPKKTVLNTTWGVLDPPVGNTRLNVVRLVTSLLQTNTHIINQELIALNTLGVILDMYFKYLWNNFLHTQVEICTAMILAMPSTQSESPEINRENDQEPIRENILIKHLFQKCQLIQRILDAWGSNEKEQAEGGRRRGYMGHLTRIANSIVHNSDKGPNGAQIQQLISELPEEDRERWEAFTSGQLADTNKKNTVDLVNTHHIHSSSDDEVDFKDSGFHQDSSLQQFGFNDEEFADQDDVGDIPFDRISDINFSLNTNESANMALFEACCKEKIQQFEDAGSDEEDIWDEKDVTFAPEAQRRTRSSGSTDSEESTDSEEEDGKRDPFDSANATSDDRMEVDSGDGPVWTANFDDVPMDTGSSTAPSAPVSTSPATVPEPAGWNSPNAAADAESSWADFSSFTPVSPKDPLRSNSPVAMETSIETVDPLGVNAPMQQENTDQWLSNESTPTSPRGKVGDGSDPEEEPVSDRITETVTNGSMKETVSLTVDAKTETAVFKSEEEKRSTSEDASAKLFAESGEVEKSNCPPSNCQKPGLKHLEEKAKSTCKAQNGPLEDAAAMDEAKSEQRTANPEAAVNGPA